In a genomic window of Tissierellales bacterium:
- a CDS encoding FRG domain-containing protein, protein MPWKERRVDSFDELVAIINEKRSENWIYRGQSSADYKLKSSLARNKNLVSRDVEKCLICKFNEKAHLYPEGRDYDCEDELETLALMQHYGAPTRLLDWSYSPFVALFFAINNTSSDKDAALYCLNWKYVETLNEFKIWNIDERISKYNAESKENKIECNQDMNAIEFGDIYEKLSQKDNLEEDIFLQKYEPRKKNNRIDKQQGLFLISSKIDVEYEDVLSSYYLDKGVINEYKCPMSMNIKNTFKKAVDVARDFNSKNPDLDKVSQLKIKIDSNSTDYISILKNAYIKTFSKSEGNNDKINLAEKTKSINPFECIALKIIITPRIKKDVLKYLQLMNISNEFLFPEMEGFCAGLKHKML, encoded by the coding sequence TTGCCGTGGAAAGAAAGAAGAGTTGATAGCTTTGATGAATTAGTAGCTATTATAAATGAAAAACGTAGTGAAAATTGGATATATAGGGGACAGTCAAGTGCTGATTATAAATTAAAATCCTCACTAGCTAGAAATAAAAATTTAGTATCAAGAGATGTTGAAAAATGCTTAATTTGTAAGTTCAATGAAAAAGCACATTTATATCCAGAAGGGCGAGATTATGATTGTGAGGATGAACTTGAAACTTTAGCATTAATGCAACACTATGGTGCTCCTACAAGATTGTTGGACTGGAGTTATTCACCATTTGTAGCGTTATTTTTTGCTATAAACAATACTAGTAGTGATAAAGATGCAGCACTATACTGTCTAAATTGGAAGTATGTAGAAACGTTAAATGAGTTCAAGATATGGAACATAGATGAACGAATTAGCAAATATAATGCAGAATCTAAAGAAAATAAAATTGAATGCAATCAAGATATGAACGCAATAGAATTTGGAGATATATATGAAAAATTATCACAAAAAGACAATTTAGAGGAGGATATATTTTTACAAAAATATGAGCCTAGAAAGAAAAATAATCGTATTGACAAACAGCAAGGTCTTTTTCTAATATCTAGTAAAATAGATGTAGAGTATGAGGATGTGTTAAGTAGTTATTATTTAGATAAAGGAGTTATTAATGAATATAAATGCCCCATGTCTATGAATATAAAAAATACTTTCAAGAAGGCGGTGGATGTTGCTAGGGATTTTAACTCTAAAAATCCTGATTTAGATAAAGTTTCACAACTAAAGATTAAGATTGATTCTAACAGTACAGATTATATAAGCATACTTAAGAATGCTTATATAAAAACATTCTCAAAATCAGAAGGGAACAACGATAAAATAAATTTAGCTGAAAAGACAAAATCAATAAATCCTTTTGAATGTATTGCACTAAAGATAATTATTACACCAAGAATAAAAAAAGATGTTTTAAAATATTTGCAATTAATGAATATATCAAATGAATTTTTATTTCCAGAAATGGAAGGCTTTTGTGCTGGATTAAAGCATAAAATGCTTTAG
- a CDS encoding phage integrase N-terminal SAM-like domain-containing protein, translated as MNTYIESFLAYFSTHPEHRLSKNTLENYQRDIRQFFSFIKKDVTEIVQIDIDSYISFLKNYRKPMDHKPYS; from the coding sequence ATGAACACCTATATTGAGTCCTTTTTGGCTTATTTTTCCACTCACCCAGAGCATCGATTGTCAAAAAACACCTTGGAAAATTACCAGCGAGATATTAGACAATTTTTCTCGTTCATAAAAAAAGATGTCACCGAGATTGTTCAGATTGACATCGATTCTTATATTTCATTTTTAAAAAATTATAGAAAACCTATGGATCACAAGCCATATTC
- a CDS encoding toll/interleukin-1 receptor domain-containing protein: MSETINELEKLLVELETNFEKNEYEEYEEEYDVELQYSVGGKNTYYTLTKESKTILNRFKNFIKKNKCVSSEEIIGIIDKILEKTIATTEDVENILAKITAIQEDDFEEYVKTEINKEKVLFISHCSKDSFYVEKMIELLQFIGIKDKSQLFCSSKPGYDIPEGEDIYDYLKNLFKEKDIYLVTLLSNNYYNSTACLNEMGAGWLTSCAQTAFLMPGFSFKDIDGAINPRKIMITLTDKARLNDFKDKLINVFGLDSIDQNIWEDQRNKIVEEIEAHYEGIRTLNTVDSLTSIEKRRITPSGNDVDFLLSFRNEGTTEVACIGLDIELKDIYGNSASIFINDSNHSFLGTNLHPDENRFENIKISQDIFDTKGEFNFYKLNKPECKIEALWG; encoded by the coding sequence ATGAGTGAAACAATAAATGAATTAGAAAAATTGCTAGTAGAATTAGAAACTAATTTTGAGAAAAATGAATACGAAGAGTATGAAGAAGAATATGATGTTGAATTACAATACTCGGTTGGAGGAAAAAATACTTATTATACTTTAACGAAAGAATCTAAAACTATCCTAAATAGATTTAAAAATTTTATTAAGAAGAATAAATGTGTTAGTAGCGAGGAAATAATAGGAATAATTGATAAAATTTTAGAAAAAACAATTGCTACTACTGAGGATGTAGAAAATATATTAGCTAAAATAACTGCGATTCAAGAAGATGATTTTGAAGAATATGTGAAAACTGAAATAAATAAAGAAAAAGTACTATTTATAAGTCATTGTAGCAAAGATTCTTTTTATGTAGAAAAAATGATTGAATTACTTCAATTCATAGGAATAAAAGACAAATCGCAACTTTTTTGTAGCTCAAAACCTGGTTATGATATACCTGAAGGAGAAGATATTTACGATTATTTGAAAAATCTATTTAAAGAAAAAGATATTTATTTAGTTACGTTGTTGTCTAATAATTACTATAATAGCACGGCGTGTTTGAATGAAATGGGAGCGGGTTGGCTTACATCCTGTGCTCAAACTGCTTTTTTGATGCCAGGCTTTTCTTTTAAAGATATTGATGGAGCGATAAATCCTAGAAAAATAATGATTACATTAACTGATAAAGCTAGATTAAATGATTTTAAGGACAAACTTATAAATGTATTTGGATTAGATTCTATTGATCAAAATATTTGGGAAGATCAAAGAAACAAAATAGTAGAAGAAATAGAAGCACATTATGAAGGGATTAGAACTTTAAATACTGTAGACAGTCTTACGAGTATTGAAAAACGTAGAATTACACCTTCGGGTAATGATGTAGACTTTCTGCTGAGTTTTAGAAATGAAGGGACTACTGAAGTTGCATGTATAGGATTAGATATCGAGCTTAAAGACATATATGGTAATAGTGCTAGTATTTTCATAAATGATTCAAATCATAGCTTTTTAGGAACTAATTTGCATCCGGATGAGAACAGATTTGAAAACATTAAAATCTCTCAAGATATCTTTGATACTAAAGGTGAATTTAATTTTTACAAACTGAATAAACCTGAGTGCAAAATAGAAGCTTTATGGGGATAG